A window of the Mucilaginibacter sp. cycad4 genome harbors these coding sequences:
- a CDS encoding DUF4442 domain-containing protein: MVVSEGLLKWVMRFYPPLLFQRIWVVKFSKGYRGVEVRIRKSFLNKNYNNSIFGGTLFSAADPFYPILFYQILSHKGYKLMVWSKSATVKYAKPAATNLFFHIELTDSDIAHAEHVLNTSGKFIRSFPIDIYNKDGEICVSLMIEVYVRNLNFIDTTI; encoded by the coding sequence ATGGTAGTATCCGAAGGATTATTAAAGTGGGTAATGCGCTTCTACCCCCCTCTCCTTTTCCAGCGCATCTGGGTAGTTAAATTCAGCAAAGGATACCGTGGCGTTGAAGTAAGGATCAGGAAGAGTTTCCTTAACAAAAACTATAATAACTCGATTTTTGGCGGTACGCTTTTTTCGGCTGCGGATCCCTTTTATCCCATACTCTTTTATCAAATACTTAGTCATAAAGGCTATAAACTAATGGTTTGGTCAAAATCAGCAACTGTAAAATATGCAAAGCCGGCGGCAACAAATTTATTTTTTCATATTGAACTGACTGATAGCGACATAGCCCATGCGGAACATGTTTTAAACACCTCCGGTAAATTTATTCGCTCCTTCCCTATTGACATTTACAATAAAGATGGCGAAATATGCGTATCCCTCATGATAGAGGTTTATGTACGAAACTTAAACTTTATTGATACTACTATATAA
- a CDS encoding DNA-3-methyladenine glycosylase gives MKIPESYYLGDDVVSISKDLLGKYLFTCIDGVITGGYIVETEAYNGVADKASHAFGNRLTSRTKTMFMQGGIAYVYLCYGIHEMFNIVTSVEGHPQAILIRAIQPTDGIEAMQVRRNMAVLKPNITAGPGSLAKALGISRNINAYSLQGDTIWLEDRGLTFPDEQIKAGPRIGVDYAAEDALLPYRFYVKGNIYVSKPNK, from the coding sequence ATGAAAATACCTGAAAGTTATTATCTGGGCGATGATGTTGTAAGTATCAGTAAAGATTTGTTAGGCAAGTATTTATTTACTTGTATAGATGGTGTAATTACAGGAGGTTATATTGTTGAAACAGAGGCCTATAATGGCGTTGCAGATAAAGCTTCACACGCTTTTGGTAATCGACTTACATCCCGGACTAAAACCATGTTCATGCAGGGCGGCATAGCTTACGTTTATCTCTGTTATGGTATTCACGAAATGTTCAATATCGTTACTTCTGTTGAAGGGCATCCACAGGCAATACTCATCAGGGCCATCCAACCTACTGATGGTATCGAGGCTATGCAAGTACGGCGTAATATGGCAGTGCTAAAGCCTAATATTACGGCAGGCCCCGGTTCGCTAGCTAAGGCTTTAGGGATTTCGCGCAATATCAATGCGTATAGCTTGCAAGGCGATACTATTTGGCTCGAAGATCGTGGTTTAACTTTTCCTGATGAGCAGATAAAAGCGGGCCCGAGGATAGGGGTAGATTATGCCGCCGAAGATGCTTTACTGCCTTATCGTTTCTATGTAAAAGGCAATATTTACGTGAGCAAGCCCAATAAATAA
- a CDS encoding GNAT family N-acetyltransferase, whose translation MSYRSITIRNRKDWDEYINRSCAHEGFHTWYYHSLNTEGEPLLFVYEEKELFIALPVIKRKIESSEYFDMTCVYGYSGPISNIILTSLPASTTMQFKAAFTNFMREESTICIFSRLHPFLNQHHLLENIGGITDNGTTLYVDLSVTVEEQQSRYDKRLGRQIRSLRRMGFVIKEADTVQEIEDFAEMYYKNMDRLNASSNYYFDVQHFINLLNEEYMKNKLILIYDGPNLMCGALILLSDNIVRNHLSATSPDYLNISPSKLLTDEISMIGRRLGKKIFHLGGGVGGKEDSLFNFKKLFSNLQVKDRIWCYINDEPAYNDLVLRSGVDTNPEIKFFPLYRHPNRKTQAATSEPETTTIENLN comes from the coding sequence ATGAGTTATCGAAGTATCACTATACGTAATAGAAAAGATTGGGACGAATATATAAACCGGTCATGTGCACACGAAGGGTTTCATACCTGGTATTATCATTCTTTAAATACCGAGGGAGAACCACTTTTATTTGTCTATGAAGAGAAAGAACTCTTCATAGCGTTGCCAGTGATCAAAAGAAAGATCGAAAGCTCCGAATACTTCGATATGACTTGTGTGTATGGTTATTCGGGGCCGATATCCAATATTATCCTTACCAGTCTGCCGGCCTCAACAACCATGCAATTTAAAGCTGCATTTACAAATTTCATGAGGGAAGAATCGACCATTTGCATCTTTTCAAGATTACATCCGTTTCTTAATCAGCATCATCTGTTAGAAAATATTGGCGGTATAACGGATAATGGAACAACATTATATGTTGACCTCTCCGTAACTGTTGAAGAGCAGCAAAGTAGATATGATAAAAGGCTTGGCCGCCAAATAAGAAGCCTGCGAAGAATGGGCTTTGTTATCAAGGAAGCAGATACGGTTCAGGAAATCGAAGATTTCGCTGAAATGTATTATAAAAATATGGACAGGTTGAATGCTTCATCCAATTACTATTTTGATGTTCAGCATTTCATCAATCTTCTTAATGAAGAGTACATGAAAAACAAGCTCATTTTAATATACGACGGGCCTAACCTCATGTGCGGAGCGCTCATTTTATTATCTGATAATATTGTCCGAAATCACCTTTCAGCCACTTCACCCGATTACCTGAATATCTCTCCGAGTAAATTGTTAACAGATGAAATAAGCATGATTGGCAGAAGATTGGGAAAAAAGATCTTTCACCTTGGAGGTGGCGTGGGCGGAAAGGAAGATTCTCTTTTTAATTTCAAAAAGCTTTTCTCTAACTTACAGGTAAAAGACCGGATCTGGTGCTACATCAACGATGAACCTGCCTACAACGATCTCGTTTTAAGATCGGGTGTAGATACCAACCCTGAAATTAAATTCTTCCCTTTATATCGTCATCCAAACAGAAAAACACAGGCAGCTACCTCTGAACCCGAAACCACCACAATTGAAAACCTTAATTAA
- a CDS encoding MATE family efflux transporter, whose translation MRAVYQKYKPYYLESLKLAIPVIISNVGHTLVQMSDTIIVGHFAGTVSLAAVSTVNSLFMVPLVIGMGISYGLTPLIAQNNGRKNHKECGLLLSNSLFLNILSGIILFCGIYFGTMLLIGHLDQSPQVVKEAKPYLFLLSLSLIPLLIFNTFKQFAEGLGFTKQAMMISIWGNLINILFGIIFVKGLFGIQPMGIRGVGYSTLIDRCLMATVMGIYVFRSKNFKTYLTDFAIKNIDRLRGIQIMKIGAPVAMQYTFEISAFGGAALLVGTIGVVAQAAHQVTITMASMTYMMASGIGAAAAIKSGNYFGVSDHRNLRLAAISNYHIVLLFMSFTAVVFALGRHLLPWIITSDKEVIAIASQLLIIAAFFQLFDGAQVVGLGVLRGMGDVNIPTVITFLAYWIIGLPVGYLLGIKLNLGVYGVWYGLVLGLGTASVLLFVRFNLLSKSHKIKPVMPIIAKD comes from the coding sequence ATGAGAGCCGTTTACCAAAAATACAAACCTTATTATCTTGAAAGCCTTAAACTGGCTATCCCGGTAATTATATCAAACGTAGGGCATACGCTCGTTCAAATGTCTGATACCATTATTGTTGGTCACTTTGCAGGTACTGTTTCTTTGGCTGCGGTGTCAACCGTAAACAGCCTCTTTATGGTTCCGCTGGTGATTGGTATGGGTATTTCTTATGGCTTAACGCCACTTATCGCCCAAAACAATGGCCGCAAAAATCATAAAGAGTGCGGGCTGTTACTTTCCAATAGTTTATTCCTGAATATCCTGAGCGGCATTATTCTGTTCTGCGGAATTTATTTTGGCACCATGTTACTTATTGGTCACCTTGACCAATCGCCCCAGGTTGTGAAGGAAGCTAAGCCATATTTATTTTTGCTTAGCCTGTCCCTGATCCCGCTGCTTATCTTCAATACATTCAAGCAGTTTGCCGAAGGCCTGGGCTTCACCAAACAAGCCATGATGATATCCATATGGGGCAACCTTATTAATATTTTGTTCGGGATAATTTTTGTTAAGGGCTTGTTTGGCATCCAACCAATGGGCATCAGAGGTGTGGGCTATAGTACACTTATAGATCGTTGCTTAATGGCAACCGTTATGGGGATCTATGTTTTCCGGTCAAAGAATTTTAAAACTTATTTAACAGATTTTGCTATTAAGAATATCGACAGACTTCGGGGTATCCAGATCATGAAAATCGGGGCGCCTGTGGCAATGCAATACACGTTTGAGATCAGCGCATTCGGCGGTGCTGCATTATTGGTTGGCACCATTGGTGTAGTTGCGCAGGCCGCACACCAGGTAACCATAACCATGGCATCCATGACTTATATGATGGCCAGCGGCATTGGTGCGGCTGCAGCAATTAAGTCGGGTAACTATTTTGGTGTAAGTGATCATCGTAATTTAAGGCTTGCGGCTATCTCCAACTATCATATTGTACTGTTGTTCATGAGTTTTACGGCGGTAGTATTTGCTTTAGGCAGGCATCTTTTACCATGGATAATTACTTCGGATAAAGAGGTAATTGCTATTGCATCACAACTACTTATCATAGCAGCATTTTTTCAATTATTTGATGGTGCGCAGGTTGTTGGGCTTGGCGTGCTAAGGGGCATGGGCGACGTAAATATCCCAACCGTTATTACTTTTCTGGCTTACTGGATAATTGGTTTGCCTGTTGGTTACCTACTTGGTATTAAATTAAATCTTGGCGTATATGGGGTTTGGTATGGCCTTGTGTTGGGCCTGGGAACTGCTTCGGTACTTTTATTTGTACGTTTTAACCTGCTTAGTAAAAGCCACAAGATAAAGCCTGTAATGCCCATAATAGCCAAAGATTAA
- a CDS encoding phytanoyl-CoA dioxygenase family protein, which translates to MKNKFNYSDADLTVFDQVMDEYGWIIYENALDDAFVDEIRDSLVPAYDARRKIQIANGIGDNMNGTLHHLVERERFSLKFLERKYCADQMKHFLKGNYIINSLGAVINLKDEKPYVQNIHRDIRSFTGDFKVMIQMMITLDDFTPENGSTYFLSGSHKSDEKPESDFFYKNADRANTKKGSIILFDSNLWHAAGKNYTDATRRTLTMAFTKPFFKQQLDYPRFLGYEFGEGLSDDLRQILGYKSRVPENLNEYYQPVEKRMYQPGQG; encoded by the coding sequence ATGAAAAATAAGTTTAACTATTCCGATGCTGACCTTACCGTGTTCGACCAGGTAATGGACGAATACGGATGGATTATATACGAGAATGCCCTGGATGATGCCTTCGTTGACGAAATAAGGGATTCATTGGTACCTGCATATGATGCCAGGCGAAAAATTCAAATTGCAAATGGTATAGGCGACAATATGAACGGCACGCTGCACCACCTGGTTGAACGGGAAAGATTTTCACTGAAGTTTCTTGAACGAAAATACTGTGCAGATCAGATGAAACATTTTTTAAAAGGAAATTACATTATTAACTCACTGGGCGCAGTCATTAACTTAAAAGATGAAAAACCTTATGTTCAGAATATCCATCGGGATATAAGAAGTTTTACCGGCGATTTTAAAGTAATGATCCAGATGATGATCACTTTAGATGATTTTACTCCGGAAAACGGATCGACTTATTTTTTATCCGGATCTCATAAAAGCGATGAAAAGCCAGAAAGCGATTTCTTTTATAAAAATGCAGATCGCGCCAATACAAAAAAAGGCAGCATTATTTTATTTGACTCCAATTTGTGGCATGCAGCCGGTAAAAATTACACTGACGCAACAAGGCGGACATTAACCATGGCTTTTACGAAACCCTTCTTTAAGCAACAACTTGATTATCCAAGATTTTTAGGATATGAATTTGGCGAAGGATTGAGCGACGACTTAAGGCAAATTTTAGGTTATAAATCCCGCGTACCCGAAAACTTAAATGAATATTATCAACCTGTTGAAAAAAGAATGTACCAACCCGGCCAGGGTTAA
- the kynU gene encoding kynureninase: MNYQNDLAFARQQDEQDSLKDFRSRFLIPKHNGEDAVYLCGNSLGLQPVSAQQYLADQLNTWENLAVEGWFQGNDPWLDYHKSVTGSIARLVGARENEVTVMNSLTVNLHLLMVSFYKPDNKRFKIIMEGGAFPSDQYAMESQVRFHGFNPKDAIIEIFPREGEVTLRTEDIIQAIDQNQNELALVLFGGINYYTGQFFDLKAIADAAHAAGAYAGFDLAHAAGNVPLQLHNWGADFACWCSYKYMNSGPGGISGIFVHEKHFTGKEMNRFAGWWGYRRDKQFLMAPGFDPEVGAAGWQVSTSPILLLALFKASMAIFDDAGGLGILREKSVRLTGYLEFLIQAINQQEGEEIYRIITPGDPAIRGCQLSVVCKRNARAIFNYLAQNGVIGDWREPDVIRLSPVPLYNTFEDVYKAVRLMADALKAV, translated from the coding sequence ATGAACTATCAAAACGATCTGGCATTTGCCCGGCAGCAGGATGAGCAGGATTCGCTAAAAGATTTTAGAAGCCGCTTCTTAATTCCAAAGCACAACGGCGAAGATGCAGTTTACCTTTGCGGTAATTCACTTGGATTGCAACCCGTATCAGCACAGCAATACCTGGCCGATCAATTAAACACCTGGGAAAACCTTGCTGTCGAAGGTTGGTTCCAGGGCAATGACCCCTGGCTTGACTATCATAAATCTGTTACCGGCTCAATTGCCCGCCTCGTAGGAGCCCGGGAAAATGAAGTTACCGTAATGAATTCACTTACAGTAAACCTTCATTTATTGATGGTAAGTTTTTATAAACCAGATAATAAACGTTTTAAAATTATCATGGAAGGAGGGGCTTTCCCTTCAGATCAATACGCAATGGAAAGCCAGGTGAGGTTTCATGGCTTCAACCCTAAAGATGCGATAATTGAGATTTTTCCGCGGGAGGGCGAGGTTACATTACGTACTGAAGATATCATCCAGGCCATTGATCAAAACCAAAATGAACTTGCATTAGTGCTGTTTGGCGGGATCAATTATTATACCGGGCAGTTCTTCGATCTTAAAGCGATAGCTGATGCTGCTCATGCGGCAGGAGCTTATGCCGGGTTTGATCTGGCCCATGCTGCGGGCAATGTCCCATTGCAATTGCACAACTGGGGCGCCGATTTTGCTTGCTGGTGTTCGTATAAATACATGAACTCGGGGCCGGGCGGCATAAGCGGTATTTTTGTACACGAAAAACATTTTACAGGTAAAGAGATGAACAGGTTTGCCGGCTGGTGGGGATACCGCAGGGATAAGCAGTTTCTGATGGCCCCGGGTTTCGATCCCGAGGTTGGCGCAGCCGGCTGGCAGGTAAGCACAAGTCCAATATTGCTTCTCGCTTTGTTTAAAGCCTCTATGGCTATTTTTGATGATGCGGGCGGTTTAGGCATCCTTCGAGAGAAAAGCGTTCGTTTAACGGGCTATTTAGAGTTTTTAATCCAGGCAATCAATCAACAGGAAGGTGAGGAGATCTACAGAATCATTACACCTGGCGATCCGGCAATCCGTGGCTGCCAGCTTTCGGTAGTTTGCAAGCGAAATGCGCGGGCAATTTTTAACTATCTGGCACAAAACGGCGTTATAGGCGACTGGCGCGAACCTGATGTGATCCGCCTGAGCCCTGTACCACTTTACAATACATTTGAGGATGTTTACAAAGCAGTCAGATTGATGGCTGATGCATTAAAAGCTGTTTAA
- a CDS encoding bestrophin family ion channel, with amino-acid sequence MVYYNPKEWFSFIFKINKAETLRELFPLMIAVGAYAGVVTYFLIDFWQLPDTSILKKVIFIHQTIGFVFSLLLAFRINSAYDRWWEGRKIWGSLVNNSRNLAIKLKHLISEDELAFFNYAIPRYARALRDHLRDEYVPEEQSFVSVDAQKHVPNQVASEMIKNIYRLNKEGVINPEQLFSITAEITSFTDICGACERIKKTPIPFSYNVFIKKFIFTYIMTLPFTWAFDLKYFIIPIICFVLFVFASIELLAEEIEDPFGRDANDLPLDSICENIQKHVGELIG; translated from the coding sequence ATGGTTTATTATAATCCCAAAGAATGGTTTTCATTCATTTTTAAAATAAATAAGGCCGAAACACTTCGCGAGTTGTTTCCGCTGATGATTGCAGTAGGTGCATATGCAGGCGTGGTTACTTATTTCCTGATCGACTTTTGGCAGCTGCCCGATACAAGCATACTCAAGAAGGTAATCTTTATTCATCAGACTATCGGTTTTGTATTTTCATTGTTATTGGCCTTTCGTATCAATTCGGCTTATGACCGCTGGTGGGAGGGCCGCAAGATCTGGGGAAGCCTGGTGAACAATAGCCGCAATCTCGCAATTAAATTAAAGCACCTGATTAGCGAAGATGAACTGGCTTTTTTCAACTATGCTATTCCCCGTTATGCAAGGGCCCTGAGAGATCATTTACGGGATGAATATGTTCCGGAGGAGCAGTCGTTCGTCAGTGTTGATGCTCAAAAGCATGTGCCTAATCAGGTGGCTTCCGAAATGATCAAAAATATTTACCGGTTAAATAAAGAAGGTGTTATTAACCCGGAGCAATTGTTTAGCATAACAGCCGAAATTACTTCTTTTACAGATATTTGCGGCGCTTGTGAACGAATTAAGAAAACACCTATTCCGTTTTCTTACAATGTATTTATTAAGAAATTTATCTTTACATACATCATGACCCTGCCGTTTACCTGGGCCTTTGATCTCAAGTATTTTATTATCCCGATAATCTGCTTTGTACTTTTTGTTTTTGCGAGTATTGAATTATTAGCCGAAGAAATTGAGGACCCATTTGGTCGTGATGCCAATGATTTACCCTTGGATAGCATTTGCGAAAACATTCAAAAACATGTAGGGGAGTTGATAGGATAA
- a CDS encoding SDR family oxidoreductase, giving the protein MDLKLNDKTALVTGSTAGIGYAIAKALGNEGTAVYVNGRSQPKVDEVVKKLTAETGNSKIYGIAADFSNIQQIEALIAQLPEVDILVNNVGIFEPKPFAEITDADWLKFFEVNVLSGVRLSRAYFDKMINKNWGRIIFISSESAYQIPEEMIHYGTTKTAQIAVARGLAELTKSTGVTVNTVLPGPTLSEGVGDFIEALAKDQGLSNAEVEKEFFTNMRGTSLIKRFITTDEIASLVTYVASPLSAATNGATLRADGGVIKTAF; this is encoded by the coding sequence ATGGATCTTAAACTTAATGATAAAACAGCACTTGTAACCGGATCAACAGCCGGCATTGGTTACGCTATTGCAAAAGCATTAGGTAACGAGGGTACTGCGGTATACGTAAACGGCAGGAGCCAACCCAAGGTTGATGAAGTTGTTAAAAAATTAACTGCAGAAACCGGGAATAGCAAGATTTACGGCATTGCTGCGGATTTTTCAAACATTCAGCAAATTGAAGCACTCATAGCCCAACTGCCGGAAGTTGATATCCTGGTAAACAATGTTGGTATTTTTGAGCCTAAGCCATTTGCTGAAATTACCGATGCCGACTGGCTGAAGTTTTTTGAAGTTAATGTATTAAGCGGCGTACGATTGTCAAGAGCTTATTTCGATAAGATGATCAACAAAAACTGGGGACGTATTATTTTTATTTCCAGCGAGTCGGCATATCAGATCCCTGAAGAAATGATCCATTACGGAACAACCAAAACTGCCCAAATTGCGGTTGCCCGTGGCCTGGCCGAACTTACAAAAAGTACAGGTGTTACTGTTAATACCGTTTTGCCCGGGCCAACTTTATCTGAAGGTGTTGGTGACTTTATAGAGGCTTTGGCAAAAGACCAGGGCTTAAGTAACGCAGAGGTAGAAAAAGAATTTTTCACCAATATGCGCGGCACATCATTAATAAAGCGGTTTATTACAACAGATGAAATTGCCAGTTTGGTTACATATGTTGCAAGCCCGTTATCGGCAGCAACCAACGGCGCAACTTTGCGGGCCGATGGCGGTGTTATAAAAACGGCGTTCTGA
- a CDS encoding GNAT family N-acetyltransferase, whose protein sequence is MTVIMNDEAFEKKGFTISTDKNLLNVDIIYDYLNNESYWAKGIPRQKMAKAIENSMCFGIYLNDEQVGFARVVTDNATFAYICDVFVLPAYRGKGLSKWLVQTIVKHPDLKGLRRWSLATKDAHNLYSQFGFSPLSRPETWMEIFTPYIKPQ, encoded by the coding sequence ATGACTGTAATTATGAATGACGAGGCTTTTGAAAAAAAGGGCTTCACAATCTCAACCGATAAAAATTTGCTTAACGTTGATATTATTTATGATTACCTGAATAATGAATCGTACTGGGCAAAAGGTATCCCACGGCAAAAAATGGCAAAAGCCATTGAAAACTCCATGTGTTTTGGTATTTATCTAAACGATGAACAGGTTGGTTTTGCACGTGTTGTTACCGATAATGCCACGTTCGCTTATATCTGCGATGTATTTGTTTTACCCGCTTATCGTGGCAAAGGCCTTTCCAAATGGCTGGTACAAACAATTGTTAAGCACCCCGACCTGAAAGGCTTGAGAAGGTGGTCGTTAGCTACCAAAGACGCCCATAATTTGTATAGCCAGTTTGGATTTTCGCCACTCTCCCGCCCGGAAACATGGATGGAGATCTTCACACCTTATATTAAGCCCCAATAA
- a CDS encoding histone deacetylase has product MLKIAYDPIYAHPMPEGHRFPMLKYELIPAQLLHEGVISTGNLFSPGLLEEDIIIRTHDVNYWRQLRDLTLSPKEQRRTGFPLSARLVEREVRIAKGTIDGCRYAFEDGVAFNVAGGTHHAGSNWGEGFCLLNDQAIAANYLLYNKLATSILIIDLDVHQGNGTAEIFENEPRVFTFSMHGANNFPYRKEHSDLDIPLQDGVSDDEFLDILKTTLPRLIEQRKPDFIFYLSGVDILATDKLGKLTLSKEACKARDQFVFEQCIKRNIPVQVSMGGGYSPQIKDIVEAHCNTFKAAIDLYF; this is encoded by the coding sequence ATGCTCAAAATAGCTTACGATCCGATATACGCCCATCCGATGCCCGAAGGCCACCGCTTTCCGATGCTGAAGTATGAACTGATCCCGGCCCAGTTATTACATGAAGGCGTGATAAGTACGGGTAACCTGTTTTCGCCCGGCCTGCTGGAAGAAGATATCATTATCCGTACCCATGATGTAAATTACTGGCGCCAGCTTCGCGATCTCACGCTTTCACCAAAAGAACAACGCCGTACGGGTTTTCCTTTATCGGCGCGGTTGGTTGAACGGGAGGTGAGGATAGCAAAGGGTACAATCGATGGCTGCCGGTATGCTTTTGAGGATGGTGTTGCATTCAATGTTGCAGGCGGAACACATCACGCAGGCAGTAACTGGGGCGAAGGTTTCTGCTTGTTAAATGACCAGGCAATAGCAGCTAATTATTTATTGTATAATAAATTAGCTACCTCTATCTTAATAATTGATTTAGATGTGCACCAGGGTAACGGCACTGCCGAAATTTTTGAAAATGAGCCCAGGGTATTTACTTTCTCTATGCATGGGGCCAACAATTTTCCATACAGAAAGGAACATTCTGATCTGGATATCCCTTTACAGGATGGCGTAAGCGATGACGAGTTTCTCGACATACTTAAAACAACCCTGCCGCGATTGATTGAGCAACGTAAGCCTGACTTTATTTTTTACCTTTCGGGTGTTGATATTTTGGCCACCGATAAGCTGGGCAAGCTCACCCTGAGCAAAGAAGCGTGCAAAGCCCGTGATCAGTTTGTTTTTGAACAATGCATCAAACGCAATATACCGGTACAGGTAAGTATGGGAGGAGGCTATTCACCGCAGATTAAAGATATTGTTGAAGCGCATTGCAATACATTCAAAGCAGCTATCGACCTTTATTTTTAA
- a CDS encoding glycosyltransferase family 2 protein, which translates to MITDQNLMVSVCCTTYNHKDFISQTIESFLMQETNFRYEIVIGDDCSTDGTTEILKLYKEKYPDKIKIIYPEKNRGAHLNTINTIKACEGKYIALCDGDDYWTSPQKLQKQVDFLENNPDYIICCHYTRVIDIHDNTLNLDPNPVPLEYTYHDLLVGKQVETKTATVVYHNIPEVHELFEKQWYLSCYAADKFFKIFATFNTGRKIYVMPEVMSCYRNHVGGIWSMIRNEARMEMVISDFNLIIRRFHYRGMQKKMLLLLYVKRYILFELGRFRLRKAFDTVKYLL; encoded by the coding sequence ATGATAACAGATCAGAACCTGATGGTTAGCGTTTGCTGTACTACTTATAACCATAAAGATTTTATCAGTCAAACTATTGAAAGCTTCCTGATGCAGGAAACTAATTTTCGATATGAAATTGTTATTGGCGATGATTGCTCAACCGATGGCACAACTGAGATATTGAAATTATACAAGGAAAAATACCCGGATAAAATCAAGATAATTTACCCGGAAAAAAACCGTGGCGCTCATTTAAATACAATTAATACTATCAAAGCATGTGAAGGAAAATACATTGCACTTTGTGATGGAGACGACTACTGGACGAGCCCGCAAAAGCTGCAAAAGCAAGTCGACTTTTTAGAAAATAATCCGGACTATATTATTTGCTGCCACTACACGCGGGTAATCGACATCCATGATAATACACTAAATTTAGATCCCAACCCGGTACCGCTTGAGTATACCTATCACGATTTGCTGGTTGGCAAGCAGGTAGAAACCAAAACGGCCACTGTTGTTTATCATAATATCCCTGAAGTTCACGAATTATTTGAAAAACAATGGTATTTGAGCTGTTACGCAGCCGATAAGTTTTTTAAGATTTTCGCGACATTTAATACAGGGCGTAAAATATATGTAATGCCCGAAGTAATGAGTTGTTATCGTAACCATGTTGGAGGTATTTGGAGCATGATAAGGAATGAAGCCCGTATGGAAATGGTTATCAGCGATTTTAACCTGATCATCAGGCGTTTCCATTATCGCGGAATGCAAAAGAAAATGCTCCTGCTGTTGTATGTTAAGAGATATATACTATTTGAGTTGGGCCGGTTTCGGTTACGTAAAGCTTTTGATACTGTAAAATACCTGCTTTAA
- a CDS encoding ATP-binding protein, giving the protein MSRTNVKKLIFDGEGVTVDFKKTITSCEKIARTMVSFANNKGGKLLIGVTDDGTIKGVKSDDEERYMITKAAHLFSRPALEPVFEEVYFDDKLVLVVEITASELKPHYALAEDGKWWAYVRVKDKSVLASKIVLEVLKRSSNDQGVLIEYSENESTLLGHLEKAGRITIKECSELLKVGRRRAQNVLVDLILSGLVKINTTEKEEYYTAC; this is encoded by the coding sequence ATGAGTAGAACAAATGTTAAGAAGCTAATTTTTGATGGAGAAGGCGTAACTGTCGACTTTAAAAAAACAATAACCAGCTGCGAAAAAATAGCCCGGACGATGGTGTCATTTGCTAACAACAAAGGTGGTAAATTACTTATTGGCGTAACTGATGATGGAACAATAAAAGGTGTAAAATCTGACGACGAGGAAAGGTACATGATAACAAAGGCAGCTCATTTATTTTCGAGGCCGGCTCTTGAACCTGTTTTTGAAGAGGTGTATTTTGATGATAAATTAGTCCTCGTTGTAGAGATAACCGCAAGCGAGCTAAAGCCCCATTATGCTCTCGCCGAAGATGGCAAATGGTGGGCTTATGTACGCGTTAAAGATAAAAGTGTATTAGCCAGCAAAATTGTGCTGGAAGTTTTAAAACGTTCGTCAAATGATCAGGGTGTTTTAATAGAGTATTCTGAAAACGAAAGCACCTTGCTTGGCCATTTGGAAAAGGCTGGCCGAATCACCATAAAAGAATGCAGCGAACTGCTTAAAGTTGGGCGCAGGCGTGCTCAAAATGTACTCGTTGACCTGATATTATCAGGCCTGGTCAAGATCAACACAACCGAAAAGGAAGAATATTATACAGCCTGCTGA